AAGGAGCGTACAACGGCGGCTGCGTGGCAGGTGGATGCCGCGCCGAGCTGTCCGGAAGCTGTGGGGGCGCGCTCAGGGCTCCGAAGGGACAAAACGCGCTGGCGGGCGCTTCGGGCTGGAGCATCAGGGGTCCCGCAAAGTACCTCGCGCTGCCGCCGGGCGTCCCTTCACCTGCCCGCCCTTTCCCTCGGACAGGTCCCGCGAACTCCGCCGGGGGAGGAGCTGGCGGAGCCCCAGGCTGCGGGAGGCAGTCAGAAGAAGGGGGACAAAACTCCCGGGGGCGGCGGCGCCAACCTCAAGGGCGACCGGTCGCGACTGCTCCGCGACCTGCGCGTGGACACCAAGTCTCGGGCGGCGTGGGCCCGCCTTCTGCATGAGCACCCCAACGCGCGCAAATACAAAGGAGGCAACAAGAAGGGCTTGTCCAAGGGCTGCTTCGGCCTCAAGCTGGACCGGATCGGCTCCATGAGCGGCTTGGGATGTTAGTGCGGCGACCCCTGGCGGCGGTGAGTACCACCAACCCTGGCCTCCGGGAGCTTGTGCACACCTAGCTCCCCCGCGGCGTCCCCCAGAACCCAGCCTGAACCCCCGCCCGCAGGCCAGTTCCTCTCTGATGCCCTGGCGTTGGGATCGTTCCGCCTCCAAATCGACCTTTGGAGGAGAGCCAGGCGATCCCGGTACGAGAACGAGTGTGTGTGCGAGGCATTTGCCCCCAACCCCATTtaccatcccattttacagatgaagaaagcgAGGGATAAAGCGGTCTTTGGGAAGGTCAGAAATGGCCCAACACGGATGAACCCACCTTAGTTCCTTTAGAGAGGCAGAGACAACTTGGTGGGGTCATGTCCACCTCCAAACCATAAGCCAACCAGCAGAACTGGTCTCCATTGGCCATTTGAGGGTATCAAGGGGAGATGGTGGGTTTGTGGGAGCAGAAAAGGGAGGGCAtacacacaagcagagggtaAGTTTATCTACCAGCCTTTGGTATCCTGGTGCCCAGGCATCAGGCAGCCTGCAGGTCAGGACTGCTTCCCCAGTTGAACTTGGGCATATCTGGAGAAATACTCGCCCCTTCACAATAGAGAGAATAGCCCTCTGTCCGCATCACCAGGATCCCCTTCTGCCCCAGGGCTTTCTGACCCTTCTTCCATCTCTAAGCCCTGGCTGTGAGCAGACCGGTCTGTCCAGggtgctgatgctgcttgctgcCTGAGAGATTTCCGCATGGAAAATCAGTGTTTGTGGCATTATTTCAGGGCAGggaaaaagactaaaataaatcCCCCCCCAACCTGGACCTAAACATGTCCCAAACTGAGCTCCTCactgtctccctgcctccaccaTGCTCGGGACCCCAGTTTCTGGTGTGGCCTCCTCACCCTCTACCAGGGCTGGAAACCCCTGTGCTCCCTTCTGCCCCTGCCGGGTGCT
Above is a genomic segment from Mustela lutreola isolate mMusLut2 chromosome 3, mMusLut2.pri, whole genome shotgun sequence containing:
- the NPPC gene encoding C-type natriuretic peptide, which codes for MHLSQLLACALLLTLLSLRPSEAKPGAPPKVPRTPPGEELAEPQAAGGSQKKGDKTPGGGGANLKGDRSRLLRDLRVDTKSRAAWARLLHEHPNARKYKGGNKKGLSKGCFGLKLDRIGSMSGLGC